A single window of Leptolyngbya ohadii IS1 DNA harbors:
- a CDS encoding ABC transporter ATP-binding protein gives MTQTAPLLQVEDVHAGYVKDLDILQGVNFRVDPGELVVVIGPNGAGKSTLAKTIFGLLTPHKGSIVFQGQNIVGLKSNQIVQRGMCYVPQIANVFPSLTVEENLEMGAFVRSGSLKELKDQIFALFPRLVERRKQRAGTLSGGERQQLAMGRALMLQPELLILDEPSAALSPQLVNSVFEIIQQINGAGTSIILVEQNARKALAMADRGYVLETGRDRFEGRGQDLLNDPKVGELYLGAGKH, from the coding sequence ATGACTCAGACCGCCCCGCTGCTTCAAGTTGAGGACGTTCACGCTGGATATGTAAAAGACCTGGACATCCTGCAAGGGGTCAACTTCCGCGTCGATCCGGGTGAACTGGTGGTGGTGATTGGTCCCAACGGAGCCGGGAAATCGACTCTGGCGAAAACTATCTTCGGGTTGCTGACTCCCCACAAGGGATCGATCGTCTTCCAGGGGCAGAATATTGTCGGTCTGAAGTCGAACCAGATTGTGCAGCGGGGAATGTGTTACGTCCCACAGATTGCCAACGTCTTCCCGTCACTAACGGTAGAGGAGAATCTGGAGATGGGCGCGTTTGTGCGGAGCGGCTCCCTAAAGGAACTCAAGGATCAAATCTTTGCCCTGTTTCCCCGACTGGTGGAGCGCCGAAAACAGCGTGCCGGAACCCTATCAGGCGGTGAGCGCCAGCAGCTTGCAATGGGACGGGCACTGATGCTGCAACCCGAACTCCTGATCCTGGACGAACCCTCTGCCGCCCTCTCGCCCCAGCTGGTCAACAGTGTCTTTGAGATCATTCAGCAGATTAACGGCGCAGGCACATCAATTATTCTTGTGGAGCAAAACGCCCGGAAAGCCCTGGCAATGGCAGACCGAGGATACGTGCTGGAAACGGGACGCGATCGATTTGAGGGACGGGGACAGGATTTGCTCAACGACCCGAAGGTGGGCGAACTTTATTTGGGCGCAGGCAAGCATTAA
- the hetL gene encoding heterocyst differentiation pentapeptide repeat protein HetL, protein MNPITTLESIVQQYTSGKRDFRRANLREMDLLNLDLAKADLSEADLRQARLGKTNLHDASLRRSNLSEALLWGTILTEANLEEAILREADLSGAKLERARLRSAILCKASLGGASLIGADLREANLFEADLRPTADQITDLRQARLTGVDLSYAQLSGAVLAGANLDRAKLCRAHLQSRPLRATATGGSPQGLSATDLSGASLRNADLSYADLTGVILRDANLKGADLTGTILTDIDLTGAILPDGTQQVHAESPN, encoded by the coding sequence ATGAACCCAATAACCACCCTCGAATCGATCGTCCAACAATACACCTCCGGCAAGCGGGACTTCCGACGGGCGAATCTGCGCGAAATGGATTTGCTGAATCTGGATTTGGCGAAGGCGGATTTGAGTGAGGCGGATTTGCGGCAGGCGCGGCTGGGGAAAACCAATCTGCACGATGCGAGTTTGCGGCGATCGAATCTAAGTGAAGCGTTACTCTGGGGCACGATTTTGACGGAGGCAAACCTGGAGGAGGCGATTCTGCGGGAAGCAGACCTCAGCGGCGCAAAGCTGGAGCGGGCAAGGCTGCGATCGGCGATTTTGTGTAAAGCCAGTCTGGGCGGGGCGAGTTTGATTGGGGCGGATTTGCGGGAAGCCAATTTGTTTGAGGCGGATTTGCGTCCCACGGCGGATCAAATTACTGATTTGCGACAGGCAAGGCTGACTGGGGTAGACCTGAGCTATGCCCAACTCAGCGGCGCGGTTCTGGCAGGGGCAAACCTCGATCGCGCAAAACTCTGTCGTGCCCACCTGCAAAGCCGACCGCTCCGCGCAACCGCCACAGGCGGATCGCCCCAGGGGCTTTCTGCAACGGATCTGAGCGGTGCCAGTCTGCGAAATGCAGACCTCAGCTATGCCGATTTGACGGGGGTGATTCTGCGGGACGCCAATCTAAAGGGAGCCGATTTAACGGGCACAATCCTGACGGATATTGATTTAACGGGGGCAATTCTACCTGACGGAACCCAACAGGTTCATGCAGAGTCACCCAACTAG